TCCAGCCAATTTCTCAATATATAGATGAAAACTTTAGTAAAGTTAAGCTGACATTAAAATGTGAAAATATAAACCCTACTAATCTAAATAAAGTCCTTAATAACTTTAGAAATAATATTAACTCCCATAATGAGCAAAAATCAAATATTTTAGAAATAATTGTATCTCTAGATGGAGTAGAGGCTAGTTTTGATACTTTACAGAAACCTTCCTCAATATATGAGTTTGTTAATGACATTAGTAGGTTAATAGCAGAAGGTAGTACGGTTAGTTTGGGATAGTATAAGTTAGTGGGTTGTATGAGCCTCTCCATCTAACTGTGTAAATTCACTTATATCTAACTCCTTATAAAATGTAGTAGTTCAATCTTCTCCTGAAATAATTTTTGCAATCTAGTTCCCGAGGAAGTTTATTGCATTTTAGAGCAATTATTTGTAGCTTGCAACATCCCCTTAAGACATAAATTAGGTCAGTCAAGCACTACAAGACACTTAAGAGTTAATTATTAATAGTAGCTGTCAATTATTACCTTTTTACTTAAGTTTTTAAAGAGTATAACATGTAATAGTCTAAGAGTGAAGATGGGATTTTTCAGCAAGAAAACACTAATCAACTCTATGTTTTGAAACAGTAGAGGAAAATATTTACTATGAAATGAGAGGCGTAGATTGATATATAATTTATTTTCTATCGCTGCACGTATCGTAAAAATGAGTAAAGATTGTAATGTTTAGAATTAGATGTTTATATAAGGATAGGGTGTTACTATGAAGATGGCTATTGAAACATTTATCAAATTAAATGTCATACCAGGAGAAAGATGTTGGCAACAGTCTTCCTCTTTTATTTTTGATAAAGAGTATATATCAGCTGCAATTCAAAAAAGTTATACGCCGTTCGAGTTCTCTAATCTGCGCGTCCTGAAAAAGAATGAACAAGGGGATGCTATTAGAGGCGGTCATTTAATCAATATATATATATATAAAACTGTAAATCATTTTGGTAAAGAAGAATACCGAGTGATTAAATTAATGAACTACGGGGCATTAAATGGACTCCCTATAGAAAGATCTGTTCAAGGGTTTAATGATTTTTACCAGAATGCTTATTCTGGTGAATATGATGGTTTAGCAACTGCACGCAGCCTAAACATAGGGGCAGTTTACTTGTTGGATATGCCTTTTGTGGGGGGGAAGGTTATGGATCCTATTAAGTCTACGGAGCAATTCATAAATTCTGAGCTTCATATGTCATTTAAAGAAAATAAACGTTTCATAACTGATTTACATTCTCATGGGAACATCGTGGAATATCATACAGGAAAGGCAACACACTTCCTAATTAGAGACTTTGATTATTACATTCGTTCAAAAAATGTTGTGGAAAAATTTCCCTTAAATGGAACAAGAAATTCATGGAGTTCACAACTTTTGAAAATGGATAATGGGTGTTATCCTTGGGATGATCAAGAGTCAGTTTCATCCGGTCAATATAAGTCGGGTGGGAATGGGTACAAAGCATTAGAGGAGATATACAATTCAAACTATCCTAATGAAGCAAAGCAGATTGAAAATGTTTTTGAAGGGTTTAAAGAGTTTTTTCTTAATAATATTGAAAGACAAAATATTTCTCCACAGTTGTACACGGATTTACTGCATTCAAAAACTTTACCAGAACTAGTTTATTATTGTTGTTTAGCAGATAAACCATCATTTTTTGGGAGCCATCATATTTGTGCGGACAAGCTCGTTAGCCTGTTGACGGAGCCTAAAAAGCATATAACACCCGACAAGTATAAAAAACACAACGAGTTAATTAAGAATATTAGTGACCTATTGAATAATCATAGATTTGATATGAGGTCTACTCATCAGCGTTATGCTCAATTACGATTATATGCCCTTTCAGCGGGTACAGCTATGAACCTTCGCGAACAAGGAAAGGCCTGGCGTGATGATACTAAAAATAAATTTAAACAGCTACGTGACCGGGGGAACAATTCATACTCATACGATGCTGTTGCTCTTTCAAAAGAATACTCAGATGCAAAGTCAGCTAGAATATGGCGACCAAATGATCATAAATATTTTGAAGATGTATGGTTAGGTAAAAAAAATCATAAAGGCTATTAAGTAAATAATTTAATTTCTACCCCTGCCCTTGTTTATGACCAATTTTAAGATATGTATGGATAGATAGATTAAAATTATAAGTTTTTTTGTGGCAATACTAAAACTAACAGTTGACTTATGAATTAAGAAGAGTATCATATATGCACTGACGATAATAGCAGTCTGGAACCACCTGATCCCTTTCCGAACTCAGAAGTGAAACGGACTAACGCCGATGATAGTCTGGCATTTGCCCAGGTGAAAGTAGGTAATCGTCAGGACTTTTCAAACCTAATATTGTTTCCTGATAATTTTTCATAGTTAGATTTTAAAATGTTTTTCAATCTTTAATATGCTATCCTATACATTTAGTTTCATGTATATAAAAAAATAGATGTTTAGAAGTCTTCCTTTATTTATTGGACTTAGATATATTCGTGCAAAAAAACGTAATAGATTCATATCTATCATTTCTGCAATTTCTTTTTTAGGGATATCTTTAGGTGTAGCTGTGCTTATTACAGTTATGTCTGTGATGAACGGTTTTGATGAGCAGATTAAAAGTCGTATCCTTATGATGGTGCCACCATTGAAAGTTTATGAGTTAGGTGGAAAACTAGAAGATTGGCAAGGTGTTGCAAAGCAAATAGAATCTAAGATACCTAAGGTAAAAGCAGCAGCACCAGTTATAGATTCACAAGGGTTATTAAGTGCAAATCGTGGTGGTAGTACGACAGCTTTTGTGCAAATACAAGGTATAGAGCCTAAGTACCAAACCAAAGTTTTACCTATAGCAGATCATATTATTGATGGTTCTTTGGCGACACTAGAAGATGATAAAGGATATAATATAGTTTTAGGAAGTGCTTTGGCTGATAGTTTAGGAGTAACAATAGGTGATAAGGTAACACTTATAGTACCAAAGGTGAGCTTGACTCCAGCAGGTATGATACCTAGAATTAAACAGTTTACGGTTTCAGGGATCTTTTCTGTTAGTTATCAGTATGATGCTTATTATGCACTTATAAATATTAAAAATGCACAAAAGGTTTTTCAGTTAGGTGATAATGTTTCAGCTTTACAACTTGGCGTAAATAACATTTATGATGCTCCGGAGATAAAAAATAAACTTAACGATGGGGCTATACAGTCTTACTACTTTACTCGAGATTGGACCGATGAAAATAAATCTTTCTTTGATGCTTTAAAGATGGAAAAAACGATGATGTTTTTCATTTTACTTTTAATTATTACAGTTGCCATATTTAATCTATTATCTTCCTTAGTAATGTTGGTTACTGATAAGCGTAGTGATATAGCTATATTAAGAACTATGGGAATGTCATCACGCCAAATTATCAAAATATTTATTTACCAAGGTTCTATTATAGGTTTGATAGGTACTATTCTAGGAGTATTATTAGGAGTTTTACTCTCTAGTTACGCTACAGAAATTGTTAATTTTATCCAGCAGGTTACAGGTAGGCAGCTTGTTAGCGCAAATGTTTATTTGATTGACTACATCCCATCTAAACTTATGTTAGATGACGTTATAAAAGTAACTATAGTTTCGATGATTTTAAGCTTTATAGCTACGTTGTATCCAGCTTGGAGTGCTTCAAGAGTACAACCAGTGGAGGCTCTTAG
Above is a window of Allofrancisella inopinata DNA encoding:
- a CDS encoding lipoprotein-releasing ABC transporter permease subunit; the encoded protein is MFRSLPLFIGLRYIRAKKRNRFISIISAISFLGISLGVAVLITVMSVMNGFDEQIKSRILMMVPPLKVYELGGKLEDWQGVAKQIESKIPKVKAAAPVIDSQGLLSANRGGSTTAFVQIQGIEPKYQTKVLPIADHIIDGSLATLEDDKGYNIVLGSALADSLGVTIGDKVTLIVPKVSLTPAGMIPRIKQFTVSGIFSVSYQYDAYYALINIKNAQKVFQLGDNVSALQLGVNNIYDAPEIKNKLNDGAIQSYYFTRDWTDENKSFFDALKMEKTMMFFILLLIITVAIFNLLSSLVMLVTDKRSDIAILRTMGMSSRQIIKIFIYQGSIIGLIGTILGVLLGVLLSSYATEIVNFIQQVTGRQLVSANVYLIDYIPSKLMLDDVIKVTIVSMILSFIATLYPAWSASRVQPVEALRYE